Proteins found in one Pontibacter sp. SGAir0037 genomic segment:
- a CDS encoding 3-deoxy-D-manno-octulosonic acid transferase gives MPKLLYNIGLRAYTTAIALAAPFNQKARLMLEGRKQQFERIEQALQHNQAPIAWFHCASLGEFEQGRPVIEAFREAFPTYKVFLTFFSPSGYEIRKNYPGADYIFYLPLDSASNASQFLETVRPKLAVFVKYEFWHYYLQALHQRHIPALSVSAIFRPDQVFFKSYGGFYRNILRNFQHIYTQNQSSAELLRQNGIHQVSVAGDTRFDRVLQTAASVKAIPLVEAFLQRQKAFIIGSSWPADIEVLVPLIQKYRKQLKFIIAPHEIHEAGIHDILQVLGAGTVRFSQATASAASEATVLIIDNIGMLSSLYSYGTYAYVGGAFGKGLHNTLEAAVFGLPLFFGTNYTKFQEAKDLVNLGCAFPVTNADALISAFEKVHRQQALHQSITNSEKQYVQQQAGATVKIIQDIKRLLNPNS, from the coding sequence TTGCCTAAATTACTTTACAACATCGGACTTAGAGCTTATACAACTGCCATTGCACTGGCAGCACCGTTTAACCAAAAGGCAAGGTTAATGCTGGAGGGCCGTAAGCAACAGTTCGAACGGATAGAGCAGGCGCTACAACACAACCAGGCACCGATCGCATGGTTTCATTGTGCTTCACTGGGTGAGTTTGAGCAAGGCAGGCCTGTTATAGAGGCTTTTAGAGAAGCGTTTCCTACCTATAAGGTATTTCTCACTTTCTTCTCTCCTTCAGGTTATGAAATCAGGAAGAACTACCCCGGAGCTGATTATATATTCTACCTCCCGCTCGATAGTGCTTCCAATGCCAGCCAGTTTCTGGAAACAGTGCGCCCTAAGCTGGCTGTGTTTGTAAAATATGAGTTCTGGCACTATTACCTGCAGGCGCTACACCAGCGCCATATTCCGGCTTTATCTGTTTCGGCTATTTTCCGCCCAGACCAGGTTTTCTTTAAAAGTTATGGCGGCTTTTACAGAAACATCCTGCGCAACTTTCAGCATATCTATACACAAAACCAAAGTTCTGCCGAGCTACTTCGCCAGAATGGTATACACCAGGTAAGTGTCGCCGGCGATACCCGTTTCGATAGGGTATTACAAACTGCGGCCAGTGTAAAAGCCATACCATTGGTTGAGGCTTTTCTGCAAAGGCAAAAAGCATTTATTATCGGTAGTAGCTGGCCGGCTGATATAGAAGTGTTAGTGCCTCTTATCCAAAAATACAGGAAACAGCTCAAGTTTATTATTGCCCCGCACGAAATACATGAGGCAGGCATACATGATATACTGCAGGTGCTGGGTGCAGGCACGGTGCGGTTTTCGCAAGCCACTGCCTCAGCAGCTTCTGAAGCAACAGTTCTTATCATAGATAACATCGGTATGCTTTCATCGCTCTACAGCTATGGCACCTACGCATATGTGGGAGGCGCATTCGGAAAAGGCCTGCATAATACTTTAGAAGCAGCCGTTTTCGGACTTCCGCTTTTCTTTGGCACCAACTATACTAAGTTTCAGGAAGCAAAAGACCTGGTAAACCTGGGCTGTGCCTTCCCGGTTACAAATGCCGATGCACTTATAAGTGCCTTTGAAAAAGTGCACCGGCAACAAGCGCTGCACCAAAGCATAACCAATAGCGAAAAACAATACGTACAACAGCAGGCAGGTGCTACTGTTAAAATCATTCAAGATATAAAGCGTCTGTTAAACCCTAACTCATGA
- the rsgA gene encoding ribosome small subunit-dependent GTPase A, with translation MKGVVVKSTGSWYLVRDEAAKLHRARLRGKFKLKGMKVSNPLAVGDKVEFDVETTGEDTAVINKIETRENYIIRQSTHKTAHAHIVAANIDLALLIVTLVSPRTSFGFIDRFLVTAEAYDIPTVIVYNKTDLYDEEMQNYQRQITHMYEQIGYDVRAVSARNNEGIEELKKLLHHKTTLLSGHSGVGKSSLINLIVPDLELKTSEISNFSDKGVHTTTFAEMFEIDPETFIIDTPGIKELGIVDIPKNELSHFFPEMRERLNQCRFNNCTHFNEPGCAVVEAVRKNEISLTRFESYLSMLHGDDNRK, from the coding sequence ATGAAAGGAGTAGTTGTAAAATCCACCGGATCGTGGTACCTGGTACGTGACGAAGCAGCCAAACTGCATCGTGCCCGCCTGCGTGGCAAATTTAAGCTAAAAGGTATGAAGGTGAGCAACCCGCTGGCAGTTGGCGACAAAGTGGAATTTGATGTAGAAACGACAGGGGAAGATACAGCTGTAATCAATAAAATCGAGACCCGTGAAAATTACATTATCCGGCAGTCTACCCACAAAACAGCACATGCACACATTGTTGCGGCTAACATAGATCTTGCGCTGCTCATAGTTACCTTGGTGTCTCCGCGCACCTCCTTCGGCTTTATAGACAGATTTCTGGTTACCGCAGAAGCATACGATATACCAACTGTTATTGTCTATAACAAAACTGACCTCTACGATGAGGAAATGCAGAATTACCAGCGCCAGATCACGCACATGTACGAACAGATCGGGTACGATGTAAGGGCTGTATCAGCCAGAAACAACGAAGGTATAGAAGAGCTGAAGAAGCTGCTGCATCACAAGACCACCCTCCTCTCCGGTCATTCCGGCGTTGGAAAATCGTCGCTCATTAACCTGATTGTGCCCGACCTGGAGCTAAAAACCTCTGAGATTTCTAATTTTTCCGACAAAGGCGTGCATACCACTACTTTTGCTGAGATGTTTGAAATAGACCCGGAAACATTTATTATTGATACTCCCGGTATAAAAGAATTGGGCATAGTAGATATTCCGAAAAACGAACTCAGCCATTTTTTTCCGGAAATGCGCGAACGACTGAATCAGTGCCGTTTTAACAACTGCACGCATTTTAACGAGCCTGGTTGTGCTGTGGTAGAGGCCGTGCGAAAGAATGAGATCTCCCTTACCCGCTTCGAAAGCTACCTGAGCATGCTACACGGCGATGACAACCGGAAGTAA